The genomic region TTGCTTTTCCATAGTTGGTGAATATATATTGTGCCTTGATGTTGGTTTTGTGTGCTCAATCCTTTCCAGTCCTTTTATCTGCCAGGTTCCATAGATGAGAATGACAAACGAATGGATCAGTGGAACCTAACTACACCACCACTTTATCTTTGGAGCCGTCCTGATTGGCATGAAAAACACTTGGCCATAGCTCAAAAGCAAGGTCACTTATCTGGGCAACGAGAAGGATcatcttcaaaagaaaattaccctGAAACCATGACCTATGACCATCCTTTGGAGGTTTACTCTTCCAAAGCTGATGCTTCAGAGCTGACAGATGATGATCGCCTTGtgcaaaataaagaattaaaagaaccAAATGATAACATTAGTGTGGCTGAAGGTAGTAAAGAATGCTCCCCTCATGACAATGGCAGCAGAGAAAGTGAAGATAGTTATGGTCCTGAGAGAAGCCAGTCAAAGGAGAAGACTTTGAGGAAAAGAAAGCATGGTGAAGATAAGCTTGGCAGAGGAACAAGTGAGAAATTGCCGAAGACCAGACAGACTGGTGCAAAGCCTCCTAGAAGCAATACATACAGGGGAATACGTCATTGTTCTCCACCCAAGATGGTCAACAGTAGATCCTCACAGGAAGGTCTGACATCCAGATCCTTCGAAATGACCCCACATGCAGAAGTTGGCAAGACTAGTTCTCCAAATTTTGAGTCCGGCATGTTTAGTTCACATATGCCGTCTGGTACAGCTTGTGGCAATTTGACCAGCAATCATGATGGTGTGGGTAGGAAATTCAGCATGAACAGTGATGAGTATTTGCAGGGCATTCATGGATTTTCCCATCCCAACTTGGATGAACGATCTACAGGGCCCATCAGAGAGAGCACAGAGAACATTGGTTATAGATCTTATGTTATGGGGTTAAGGGAGTCGGATTTAAGATCACAAGTTCAACAATATGGGCAACATCCTGATTCTTCTGCTCAAAGAAATTTTCATGACCCAGGGTATGGCCGGATGGGGTCGGCTCCGTCTATGCTTTACAGGCACTTAGGTACACCCTCAGATCCTCTATACAGGATGAACACGTCTGCTATGCAGCGGTATGCACCTCGACTAGATGAATTGAACCATACGATGATGGGCGACTTTAGTCCTGATCCATCAATGATGCATAGAAATGGCATGTACAATCCTAGACCGCCTCAACCTCCACCTGGTTACCATATTGACTCGATGAACTTTGCCCCAGGCCCTCATCGCCCTTACTCGCACCATAATTCTGCAGGTTGGCTTAACGAGTAGTTATATGCTGCCATTAGAGGCATTCTGCAGTACATGGTTTCAGAATTACTTGTTACCTGTAGCTGGATTTTGTTCTTCTGCTTTAAACTTTGTATGTATGCGACTCCTCTTTCCTAGTTATATACCATTGAACTCGGGGTATATGTCCTTACTATTAATAAGGCTTTAACTTAAGAGATGTACCGAATTTTAGACTTCAATCCGATGATATGAAACTTAACGTAGCGCCATAGTTTGCTTATGCCTTTCCTGGGTTTTGGGGGGAAAAAATTGGGCACGCAACTTTTAGTAAACATACAAGAGCACTAAAAGTCATCAATTATTTCTATTCTCatttattacaatttcttttttccaacaATTTTTCGTACATTTAAAAATCCACTCGGCTCATGTTCTTAGGTAGGCACATATTTCACACAAAAATCAGTAAgattaaaccaaaaatttgACTTAAAAGGGTTCAAATTGTTTAGATGAGAATAcatcattaattattatcttttgcACTTGAACCTTCTAGTTTATCATCCTCACTCAGCACAGCATGTGAGATTTCTTTATTATGTCATTAAATGTCACGTAACCTAAACCCCACCATGCCTAATTTATTCCAATAGGCAAAAGCTAGCCACTAAATTACATtgtatgattttatttctttttaattttgtgttcACAAGAGAGattgagagagagaaagtcaAGAAAGGTTAAAAAGAGATGGAAGGAGAGTTCAAGAACTTCATCAAGGTATGGATCTTAGCAACAACATGTTTATGTTATTGTTACTATGTAGCATCAAAAATACCCAAAGGGGTATTTAGGCTCATTTCTCTTCTCCCCATCTTCTACCTCTTCATCATTCTCCCTTTAGTCCTCACCTCCTTCCATCTTGGCGCCCCTACAACCTTCTTCCTCATTTGGCTTGCTAACTTCAAGCTCTTGCTCTTCTCCTTTGATCAAGGACCTCTATCTCCAGCATCACTAAAACTTTTCCATTTCATCTCCTTAACGTATCTTCCCATAAAACTGAGACAAAACAATGACCCATCTCACACACAGAAACACCAAACAGCATACACAACCTCAGCCCCTTTCCTGCCAAGACGGGTTGTATTGCCCCTTAAAGTTTTACTTGTTGCTCTTCTGTTCCATTGCTATAGCTACAAGCAATTCTTGCACCCTTATCTGATCTTAGCTTTGTATTGCCTGCACATGTATCTTGAACTCGAGATAATTTTAGCCATTTCAGCCACCCCGGCCCGAGTCCTTTTTGGGTTCGAACTCGAACCACAATTCAACGAGCCTTACTTGGCTACTTCCTTACAGGACTTTTGGGGCCGCAGGTGGAACCTTATGGTCACCAGTATTCTACACCCTACTGTATACTATCCCGTGCGGCAATTTTTTATGGGTTTAATTGGTCAGACATGGGCATCTTTGCCGGCTTTCGTAGCCACATTTGTCGTTTCGGGTTTGATGCAtgagattatttatttttatgtcacCCGAGTGAGCCCCACGTGGGAGGTGACGTGGTTTTTTATTGTGCATGGAGTATGCGTGGTTATTGAGGTGGCACTGAAGAAGATGGCGAAAGGTAGATGGGAACTGGACCGTGCGATTTCGATTCCATTGACTGTCGTTTTTGTGGGGGTGACTGCCGTTTGGCTGTTTTTCCCTCAGCTAACAAGAAATAGAATAGATGATAAGGCTATAGGAGAGTATTCGATATTTGTAAATCTTTTGAAGCAGGAATTAATgtgctttctttcttatttcttcAATGGAATACAATAAAAACCCTTAATTAATTCTCCGTTGTGCTTAAGGTaataaactttcttttttcttttgaattaaagattcttttatgttcaatttaaaatattataggtTTTGGTTGTATAATTTTCaccattaaatttaaagttaagGATTGCtatcttttttctaataaataattatctatgATTCGACTTTCTGAAAATATATTAGGGGATGAAATTTTTTCGATTGTTGAGTTCTTCCTTTAGATAGTAAAGACAACAAAATTTGATATTCAAATAATCGGTcgttaatattaatttaattatataatttaattgtaatattattaatattaacgTAATTACATacagaaaaaagataaagaattctaataattataagaaaagtagtattttttttattttgatagaaataagaaaaatagattattttattagattcttACTggatgaaaataattatttttttgagttttttagaattattaactAGTGAATTTTGgaatggattttttttttttcatatagaTGTTCCAATATATTAAGTAGAGCGTTCTTCCCGTAAAATTGTAATCTATTATTTCATTAACACAATTGATgattgtttaaaataaatttctttatatatatatatatatatatatatatattatattattttatttttatatcaagaTATGCTTGTCAATTcttattaatagaatatttttatttttttttaaagataattttttcatttttaaaaaaaaataaatagttatctctttatctaaatttttaaattaaaatttttaagagGATCTCAACTATTcgaactaaaattaaaattgaagatTACAAATACAATTTATTATGTTGAAATCAAATAAGGaagaaattcaaattctttttctaatatgcTTCTTGTATTCTTTGGCAATCGTAATTATTTAAACTATATGGTAAAAGGGCATAGTCAAATGGCTTTGCGTCCACTGTAATTGGCAATTTAGCATGTGTACCACATGGTATAATTAGGGGGCTATTCTGAATTGCCATTCTACATTTGATGCACTCACTTTTTCTTAtctattattataaatcatttttttaatttccaatttaaGTTGTTATTAAATGGTTTTAGTATTGACGAACTTTATTGTATACTATTAAATGGTTGGggatataataaataaaataggaCATAGTAAATATGTACGGGTCTAATATAAAGATTTGGGctttatattattgttatgTTTTGAAGGTCTgaactaaatataaattaatagagaTGATTCTTCTTTTGTGTGTGAATTTGCTTAccttataaagaaaatgagtgTGATATTCATTATGTGTATAACTCTAAATAGAACCGAATCACATTTTATctcttgatattttttttctttggtttatttctttgtgtttaatatttttgcatATATTTTTTCAGCGAGTCgtcaattatataataagaaatagTCACATATTTATGCTCGTTATAAagacattatttatatatataaaaaaaagacgTAAACACTGTTACCACATACTTGATTAAATATGGATGTTGCTATAATACAACAGAGGAGTATCACAGGACTCGAGGAAGAAGCCCCGGCTAACTCTGTCCCAGCAACCGCGATAAGACGGAGGGCAAGTGTCCTTCGGAATGATTGGGCGTAAAGGGCACATAGGCAGTGAATCGGAATATAGTGGAGGCTCTGACGCTTAGGAGAGAAGGCAATTTCTCCCCAAGAATGAATTGGATCGAAACGACTTTCCTGTAGAAAGAAAGAACGATAATAGAAGCAAGGTTAAAGCCAAAAAGCAATGTCAACTTCATATATTTGCTATCGATAATTAATTAGCGTCTAGTCATATTCTTTAAACTCAACTTTAAAACTATGAACTTTTCAGGCCAACTGCCAACgctttataaattttcattagaGTTATATTTCACATCAACCAAACAGACCCATTCTATCCACAAAATAGAGGGTACCGTAGGAGCATTCCCTTAGTCGACCAAATAATTTGGATTTTACGCAGTGTATATACTATTGTGCCCATTATTAGTCTCCTAATTAGTTGctgtaattttaataaaaaattcaaatttgagaattttttctttagaaaatcagaaaatttaataaaaaaaacaggCATTTTGATGGTGTCATTATCTTTTGTaacaaattataattagaaatttaggaaaagaaaaggaacagTTTGTAGGCCTGGAACCAGACTTTTTGATGGAAGAAAGAACCCAAACTTGAATGTCAAATGCACCAACGCTACAGGAAAATTCATAAACAggataaaaaaagttattatcAGAAGTTCGTAATTTATTTTCTCCAGTTAGTCAAAGACTTGATAATTTCAAATCTTCCAAGTATATAAATGACATATGCTAATTAAGatgcataaattatttagtcgCCACActgtaaaaaagaaagaaaaaagatactTTAAAAGTCATTAATTCTTGATAACCATTGAGTCGTTGAGTGGGTCTCAATAAGATAATGAAAGTAATTGCACCTGATTAATTCCATGCCTATATCAAACCAATCATCATCACATTTTGTACAGACAGAGAAAAAAGAGGGCTGCAAAAGATCAAGAAAAATGGAGGCAGAAGCCAAGAGCTTGGTGAAGTTATGGATTTTAGCTACAACAAGTCTCTGTTATTGTTACTACATACCATCAAAAATACCTAAAGGTCTTCTGAGGCTCCTTTCTCTCCTCCCTGTCTTCTATCTCTTCATCGTCCTCCCTTTTGATTTCACTTCCATCCATCTCCGCGGCCTTGCAGCCTTCTTTCTTACATGGCTTGCCTCCTTCAAGCTCCTCCTTTTCTCTCTTGATCAGGGTCTTTTGTCACCTCTCCCACAGAAGGTTACCCACTTCATCTCCCTGGCTTGTCTCCccataaaaatcaaacaaaatgaCTCAGTAGTAAGTGTACGAGTCTCTCAGCTCAGTGATAACAGTGATCACACTAAGGACCCCCAAAATCCA from Ricinus communis isolate WT05 ecotype wild-type chromosome 9, ASM1957865v1, whole genome shotgun sequence harbors:
- the LOC8277588 gene encoding probable long-chain-alcohol O-fatty-acyltransferase 1 — protein: MEGEFKNFIKVWILATTCLCYCYYVASKIPKGVFRLISLLPIFYLFIILPLVLTSFHLGAPTTFFLIWLANFKLLLFSFDQGPLSPASLKLFHFISLTYLPIKLRQNNDPSHTQKHQTAYTTSAPFLPRRVVLPLKVLLVALLFHCYSYKQFLHPYLILALYCLHMYLELEIILAISATPARVLFGFELEPQFNEPYLATSLQDFWGRRWNLMVTSILHPTVYYPVRQFFMGLIGQTWASLPAFVATFVVSGLMHEIIYFYVTRVSPTWEVTWFFIVHGVCVVIEVALKKMAKGRWELDRAISIPLTVVFVGVTAVWLFFPQLTRNRIDDKAIGEYSIFVNLLKQELMCFLSYFFNGIQ